In Candidatus Delongbacteria bacterium, one genomic interval encodes:
- a CDS encoding tetratricopeptide repeat protein encodes MRHTCKQLSIVSVCALVFPGLFQGCLSRGYRNVYEAWARQDYPGVTRMVAEHPEPGAELCFLQGDANRNLRAYAEMLAAFQRCQELSSEYDALITNRQEVAWGFEHHELDSLVARNALEESAERFPVVDPLGAGRLDYLELKAFVLDSLRRDEEARSCYRQLLDSGQGDADRWSDRLVLCFTRDRMWNEALELVQSQLLRHPRELRYHLARITLFEVLQQHVEVVAAIQLAEGLFSDRLEFSMAVGVYYFNQRDWTTAAHYFDKVVTVDSTNPLAWYRLAQCLFNSYDFLEAQKNFDRVLQLMPDFLQIRSYYRVLALHLGREDDYARHFGEQLLEFDVSDLGSTTISDQDVDRLLRELEQPFYDAVRECAAARARPLTAVTAVPDAKPLSQMPESLDPTLMHDKQAMPADSLGRLTGPPEGSNN; translated from the coding sequence ATGCGACACACCTGCAAGCAGTTGTCCATCGTTTCTGTGTGCGCGCTCGTGTTCCCAGGCCTCTTCCAGGGCTGCCTGAGTCGTGGGTATCGCAATGTGTACGAGGCCTGGGCACGGCAGGACTACCCGGGTGTGACCCGTATGGTCGCAGAGCATCCGGAACCGGGAGCCGAACTGTGTTTTCTGCAGGGGGATGCCAACCGGAATCTGCGTGCGTACGCGGAGATGCTGGCAGCATTTCAGCGCTGTCAAGAGCTCAGCAGTGAATACGATGCACTCATCACAAACCGACAGGAGGTCGCCTGGGGATTTGAACACCATGAACTGGACAGCCTGGTGGCCAGGAACGCACTGGAAGAGTCGGCGGAACGTTTTCCCGTCGTGGATCCACTTGGCGCAGGACGACTGGACTATCTGGAGCTGAAGGCATTCGTGCTGGATTCCCTGCGCAGAGACGAGGAGGCACGAAGCTGCTACAGACAACTGCTCGACAGTGGGCAGGGGGATGCGGACCGCTGGTCTGATCGACTGGTTTTGTGCTTCACCAGAGACCGGATGTGGAATGAAGCATTGGAACTGGTCCAGTCGCAGTTGTTGCGTCACCCCCGCGAACTCCGCTACCATCTGGCACGCATCACCCTGTTCGAGGTGCTGCAGCAACACGTTGAGGTGGTCGCTGCCATTCAGTTGGCGGAGGGACTCTTTTCGGATAGGTTGGAATTCAGCATGGCGGTGGGAGTATACTATTTCAATCAGCGAGACTGGACAACGGCGGCCCATTATTTCGACAAGGTGGTGACCGTAGACAGTACGAATCCACTTGCCTGGTACCGGCTTGCGCAGTGCCTCTTCAACAGTTACGACTTCCTGGAAGCCCAGAAGAACTTTGACCGTGTGCTGCAGCTGATGCCGGATTTTCTGCAGATCCGTTCCTATTACCGTGTACTCGCGCTCCATCTGGGGCGCGAAGATGATTATGCCCGGCACTTTGGTGAGCAGCTGCTTGAATTCGATGTGTCTGACCTTGGCAGTACAACCATCAGTGACCAGGACGTGGACCGACTGCTACGGGAACTTGAACAGCCTTTCTACGATGCGGTACGGGAATGCGCCGCTGCACGTGCACGGCCCCTGACTGCCGTAACCGCCGTCCCCGATGCAAAGCCGCTGTCGCAAATGCCGGAAAGCCTTGATCCCACTTTGATGCACGACAAGCAGGCCATGCCGGCGGACAGTCTGGGCCGTCTGACAGGGCCGCCCGAAGGATCGAACAATTGA
- a CDS encoding SUMF1/EgtB/PvdO family nonheme iron enzyme — MSTSHSAFDPVSEEWLISPTLDMSWWRDLQLTFEHEYIEAGSTASVRYSINNGLSWNSLQVFSGSVSGTYNGDISSWADGSSFIRLAFQFTAAPEIGGASWWLDNLLLSGVPVEPVASNPVPSQPPAVWTQVTGQIGCTWSHPLGVAGSQLQMRVDSNGDGDYLDGAAESWVFVPPYTSASQIDLAETVGFNSNGMFRYEFRARTDGGEWGYSGDGSIEGISDDWFVLIFADLDPPAFSNFLPSGQPEPAWQPSLAATVGCTISDSGTGIDGSTIEWRVDWDHNGGFGGGAEDWQSLAGYGNGPMIVVQEPLALPEDGVYRVEFRASDLFGNTASTGAGIIVRADTTPPPTSTLFATGAGNNSIELLFSQVQDLSFDRYEIHVSQDDQVTPDDPVWGPQQDPLLSNQNQGSTIVAGLQPGTEYWFRLWAFDSAGNESNGSNTVRRVTSGTPLARINDLHAQVDSLGVLLSWSEPLVDINGIAPVAIQNYEVHASDQPWFQTGPETRVAITTEPEYRVPQARTNNLLANYRVVTIGSGLGSPVTGMIQVPAGNFTMGPDPLGRGSAHAVQISRSFWMDATEVTNEDFREALQWALDNGMVAVSDTSVTAYGRELLDLNDEDCEIAFDGLAGEFNLRQVNHSTEYGGPGHAYPDGYEVARHPVKEVSWYGAACYCDWRSMRDGLPPFYLGNWDVSPAHDPYPAAGYRLPTEAEWEYTARFDDGREYPWGSTEPLGCGLANLNCIGWSKSVGLYEDGKSLLGLYDLIGNALEYTNDYFATEYVLSEPVDPIGPPSGLNRACRGSDFGSAPLVYAMATTRQASRPAGSAAWIGFRTVRTNLAPTVTIPEMLPVPAGSFEQGQLGSSNATPVHDVTLTHPFELSRTEITNRQYLDALVWALAHELIQATETSVMAYGIELLDLDSGDSQIAFDGEHFLLIPVLDGIYQGGPSDELPVTSVSWHGAACYCDWLSLMSGLEPYYNGEWSLVPGTHNPYEAAGYRLPTESEWEFAAQYNDERPFPWGSDVPDCSILNYDSGDYCVGWLAPVGSTPAGATSLGFLDMGGNAWEWTNDWFSLYSSSSQIDPVGPSTGLGKVRRGGSWSNTLGYQTCGIRFHPYNPGLPHRDVGFRICRTLD; from the coding sequence GTGTCCACCAGCCACTCTGCATTCGATCCGGTATCCGAGGAATGGCTGATCAGCCCGACCCTGGACATGTCATGGTGGCGTGATCTTCAGCTCACATTCGAACACGAATATATCGAGGCAGGGTCCACTGCAAGCGTGCGTTATTCTATCAACAACGGCCTCTCGTGGAACAGTCTGCAGGTTTTTTCTGGTTCTGTCTCGGGCACTTACAATGGTGACATTTCTTCCTGGGCCGATGGCTCGTCCTTCATCAGGCTGGCGTTCCAATTCACTGCCGCGCCCGAGATCGGGGGGGCGTCCTGGTGGCTGGACAACCTGCTGCTCAGCGGTGTGCCTGTTGAACCTGTCGCGTCCAATCCGGTGCCATCCCAGCCTCCTGCTGTCTGGACGCAGGTCACTGGTCAGATTGGATGCACCTGGAGCCACCCGCTGGGGGTGGCTGGAAGCCAATTGCAGATGCGTGTGGATTCCAATGGAGATGGGGACTATCTGGATGGTGCGGCGGAATCATGGGTATTCGTGCCACCGTACACATCCGCGTCACAGATCGATCTTGCAGAAACCGTCGGATTCAACTCGAATGGCATGTTCCGATATGAATTCAGAGCACGCACCGATGGCGGCGAGTGGGGATATTCGGGAGACGGATCCATCGAGGGCATCAGCGACGACTGGTTCGTGCTGATCTTTGCCGATCTGGATCCACCGGCTTTCTCGAACTTTCTGCCCAGCGGTCAACCCGAGCCCGCCTGGCAGCCTTCGCTTGCAGCCACTGTCGGCTGTACGATCAGTGACAGTGGAACAGGCATCGACGGATCCACGATCGAATGGCGTGTGGACTGGGATCACAATGGTGGATTTGGTGGGGGTGCGGAAGACTGGCAATCGTTGGCGGGATACGGCAATGGGCCGATGATCGTTGTACAGGAGCCGCTTGCCCTTCCGGAAGATGGTGTGTACCGTGTCGAGTTTCGCGCCAGCGATCTGTTCGGGAATACTGCCTCGACCGGTGCTGGCATCATCGTCAGAGCCGATACGACTCCGCCGCCAACCAGTACACTGTTCGCCACGGGGGCTGGCAACAACTCCATCGAATTGTTGTTCTCCCAGGTCCAGGACCTCAGTTTTGACCGATACGAGATTCATGTGTCACAGGATGATCAGGTCACACCTGATGACCCGGTCTGGGGTCCCCAGCAGGATCCATTGCTGTCCAACCAGAATCAGGGTTCCACCATCGTCGCCGGCCTGCAGCCGGGTACGGAGTACTGGTTCCGCCTGTGGGCATTCGACAGTGCGGGAAATGAAAGCAATGGTTCCAATACGGTGCGACGTGTCACGTCGGGAACACCGTTGGCAAGAATCAATGATCTACATGCACAAGTCGATTCCCTTGGTGTACTGCTCAGCTGGTCGGAGCCACTCGTGGACATCAACGGAATCGCTCCGGTCGCAATTCAGAACTATGAAGTACACGCTTCGGATCAGCCATGGTTCCAGACCGGTCCTGAGACGCGTGTGGCCATCACGACTGAGCCGGAGTATCGCGTGCCTCAGGCCCGAACCAACAATCTGCTGGCGAACTATCGCGTGGTCACGATTGGCAGTGGGCTTGGGTCGCCAGTGACTGGAATGATCCAGGTTCCGGCGGGAAACTTCACCATGGGTCCCGACCCACTTGGGCGTGGGTCCGCCCATGCGGTCCAGATTTCACGCAGTTTCTGGATGGATGCCACGGAAGTGACCAATGAGGATTTCCGCGAAGCGCTGCAATGGGCACTGGACAACGGAATGGTTGCCGTTAGTGATACAAGTGTGACAGCGTACGGGCGTGAACTTCTCGACCTCAACGACGAGGATTGTGAGATAGCATTCGATGGACTCGCCGGAGAATTCAACTTGCGCCAAGTGAATCATTCCACGGAATACGGTGGCCCTGGCCATGCGTATCCAGATGGGTACGAAGTCGCCCGCCATCCCGTCAAGGAAGTCAGCTGGTATGGTGCCGCCTGCTATTGCGACTGGCGCAGCATGAGGGATGGTCTTCCGCCATTCTACCTGGGGAACTGGGACGTGAGTCCTGCTCATGATCCGTATCCTGCCGCAGGATATCGTTTGCCTACGGAGGCGGAATGGGAATACACAGCCAGGTTTGACGACGGGCGGGAGTACCCCTGGGGAAGTACGGAACCTTTGGGATGCGGACTGGCCAATCTCAACTGCATTGGATGGTCAAAATCCGTGGGGCTGTATGAAGATGGAAAGTCCCTGCTTGGGCTCTATGATTTGATTGGCAACGCACTCGAGTATACGAACGACTACTTTGCGACTGAGTATGTGCTGTCCGAACCAGTGGATCCCATCGGACCGCCGTCCGGCCTGAACAGGGCTTGCAGGGGCAGCGACTTCGGCAGTGCGCCACTTGTCTATGCGATGGCTACCACACGTCAAGCCAGCAGGCCCGCCGGGAGTGCTGCGTGGATTGGTTTCCGGACCGTCAGAACGAATCTGGCGCCCACCGTCACCATCCCGGAGATGTTGCCGGTTCCTGCTGGAAGTTTCGAGCAGGGGCAATTGGGATCTTCAAATGCCACGCCCGTGCATGATGTCACACTGACTCATCCCTTCGAGCTGAGCCGGACGGAGATCACCAATCGTCAGTATTTGGACGCACTGGTCTGGGCCCTGGCTCATGAGCTGATCCAGGCCACTGAAACATCGGTCATGGCGTACGGCATCGAGCTGTTGGATCTTGACAGTGGCGACAGCCAGATTGCCTTTGACGGTGAGCACTTTCTGTTGATTCCGGTGCTTGATGGTATCTACCAGGGCGGCCCAAGCGACGAATTGCCGGTGACGTCGGTCAGCTGGCACGGAGCCGCGTGTTACTGTGACTGGTTGAGCCTCATGTCCGGACTGGAGCCGTATTACAATGGTGAATGGTCGCTTGTCCCCGGTACCCACAATCCGTATGAGGCGGCGGGTTACCGCTTGCCAACAGAGTCGGAATGGGAGTTTGCGGCACAGTACAACGATGAGCGGCCCTTCCCGTGGGGATCCGATGTTCCCGATTGTTCGATCCTGAACTATGACAGTGGCGATTACTGCGTCGGGTGGCTCGCCCCGGTGGGATCGACACCAGCCGGTGCAACCAGTCTGGGTTTCCTGGACATGGGTGGTAATGCCTGGGAGTGGACCAACGATTGGTTCAGCCTGTATTCGAGCAGTTCACAGATTGATCCCGTGGGACCGAGCACGGGTCTCGGCAAGGTCCGTCGCGGCGGAAGCTGGAGCAATACTCTTGGGTATCAGACCTGTGGAATCCGCTTCCACCCCTACAATCCCGGGCTGCCCCACCGTGACGTAGGCTTCAGGATTTGCCGGACACTGGATTAG